The genomic window TAATTGTGGCACATCATACATGCCTCCGGTACCGACCCTATCATTAAATAACCAACTGCAAAATGCCGCAATAACTCATGCCAAAGATATGGCAAAACAAAACTATTTTGATCATTTATCTCCTGAAGGCGGTACTCCTGCGGAGCGTGCATTAAATGCCGGTTATACAGGTGATTTTAGAGCAGAAAACTTAGCTAAGGGATATAGTCAGGCAGGTCAGGTAATTGCTGCATGGAAAAATAGTGTAAGCCATTGTAAAGCCATGATGGATGCTAAAAGTAAAGATGCGGGCGTAGGGATGTCACACAATTACTGGGTGGTAACCTTTGG from Flavobacterium sp. W4I14 includes these protein-coding regions:
- a CDS encoding uncharacterized protein YkwD (product_source=COG2340; cath_funfam=1.20.1250.20; cleavage_site_network=SignalP-noTM; cog=COG2340; pfam=PF00188; superfamily=55797) produces the protein MKKCLSMFACILLCILFAQCKKDEVAVPENDVNLVIAKINLLRQSGCNCGTSYMPPVPTLSLNNQLQNAAITHAKDMAKQNYFDHLSPEGGTPAERALNAGYTGDFRAENLAKGYSQAGQVIAAWKNSVSHCKAMMDAKSKDAGVGMSHNYWVVTFGAPL